The Xiphophorus hellerii strain 12219 chromosome 3, Xiphophorus_hellerii-4.1, whole genome shotgun sequence genome segment TTGCTAAAGCAAACCAACAATCAAGTTTCAGCCAGCTCTGTCATTGTTGGTTTTTGCTTAAAGAAATGTCAAGTTTTAGCAGGATTTAGTTAATACCAGGCTGCCAGCCTGATTGGTTTCAGCTGCATGCGCGCAGAGGGAAGAGTGCTTTAGTTTCTGTTGACCCTGATGTCAGCGTAGGTTGATGAGGGGTTGTCTGATTCCCACTGGGCTTGAACAGGTTTCTTGTTCTTAGAAAACCTGACATCTGCGTAGGTTAGCTCCTGtatggtagaaaaaaaaaaaagatttgtgagaaacatcttatttaaaaatcaatactGTTGAATATATAAACTGGCTGCATTATCATGGCTGCATAAAATACCATTGACCAATTCCTCAAACAAGCACTTAATGAAATACACTAGAGATGTATCGAGCTGTATTTAGTTTCCCAGGCTTACAGTCCAACATTGTGACTTTTTGCACTGCAGGCCTGGCCCGGCCCCCTTCGGCCTGGCTGTATTGTATTTTCACCTCAGAAGTGGGTGGGGACCGTCAATCAATAAAATTCCTGCTGAAGCTACCAAGCTCATTTCCCAAGAAACTGTGAAGTACTTTGTTTTTCATCGTCCCGTCCAACTCCTTCTGTACACACTTGTCAGTGTAGAAGCTGAGGAAAAGAACTACCTCAGCATTATTTTTTAgctaaatcattaaaaaaaatctcatgtgTGAAAGGGGATCAGGAAACCCCCTGATTCAGAGAGTCTTGGCGACTTCTGATTGCTTCAATGAATTGATTCTTATGAAATCTCTATCACCTTTTTAGATCATCCTTAATCATGCAACATCAGGTTGGAAATCATTAATAAAAGGACCGAGTTAAATATCAAATGaatatcaataaattttttatagtaaatttagaaaaatgtcacatttgttACTAATGTATACGGTTATTAAGCAACTTTGCACCTTTCTATTTAAAAGTGTAGATTTTCTAAACTTTCTAATCATAGAACAACAAATTGATGTTACCCTGTCTTCCACTGCTACTACAGACTGTGActatttaaccatattttaaaacaaggtttagTATGAAACattgaaacatgaaacataGTATAGCATTGGCTATTTTTACCTCATTACTACTTACACCATTATCTCGTCTGTTCCCACCTGTAATTcatagataaattaaaattaaacaacaaatactGAATAATCAATAGACACACATCAACAACTGCACACTTACCTgctgaaatatttctatttgaGGTTTTCCCCCAAGGTTTTctgtttagataaaaaaaattaataaaaaacagagtaagttatttataaatattcaaCACACTCTGTTTTCCTCTCCTAGTTTTCTATAGTTATTTAGAATcatatataaaataatgtaattacaATTACTGcatgaatattattttacatttgcaaTTATATTGAATGCATTAATAAGATACAAACGACAGTACATACAGTCAAACCCAAAATTATAAGTATAgctagaaaacaaaagcagtgcaTTGTCAAGAAACATAAACTGTGGCATTTTGATCACATTTTAAGGCataatctaaaaacattttagccGGACAATATTATTAATTacataggttttttttaaaattattttaacgaCTATTTTCcacttacttttttttaagtatgaaGTACACTCCAAGAACAATTAAAGAAGCGCATACTAAGCATGCAATTACAATTCCTGCAATGGCTCCAGCGGATAATGAGCTtcctaaaaagcaataaaaaagaaaaatatgttcacTGTCCAAAACTGTCAAGTTACACAATATGTTGACAAAGGCATATTATTTCTATACACAAAACAAGCAGCAGTAATGGATGTGAATGGTGCTAGGAATAATATTTGTAACAATTAAAACATGATTCAGACTCTTTTCTGCTGTGAAATAACACAATCAAAGAACTGCAGACCATGAACAGAACCACTGAAATAATTGGCACAATCAAACCTATTAGAAGGGACGGTACTGGTAATGCTTTCAGGAGAGAAGGGTAGAGGTGGAGATACATAGTATCATAGAAATTATCTAACACCTCTACCATTGAACCAGCCCATCACATAAGAAGTTCCAACTTAAACTGCCTATTGATCTGCATATCAGTGTATAAATGTGAATATGTTTATGAGTGTGAATGGATGAATGTCTGTTGAGTAAAGAACTTTGAGAGGTCAGTATGACTGGAAATGTACTTTATAAATTTAGTTCACTAACCCGTTTAGATAAATTTAATTGTCTAACCCAACACATTATCCTAAAAAGGCCATTCCAGCAGTAAAAGATGTTTGTTACAGACTAATGCTGTTGGGTTAGTTTTCTTCTAATTAGACAAGGAACCTGGTTGGAGTTTATGTTACGATGGAAAGAACTAAATTAAGGAAAATACTGGAGAAACTATGAAAAGACTGGACTCTGGGATGGAGGTTCAGCTTCTGTCAGGAAAACAACCCACTATCTAAATCATTTGAGCCGCATTCAGTTGTCTATTATCTTCTTttattgtcaaataaacttagcgggttttaaattttgaacctaaatgtgtcTATTtctgaaagataaacttacaaaAGTAAGTTGagttaacatttattaattttgtcagaCTTTAAAGTTACATAAATGAGCGTTTTTaagtttccatttaaaaaacagaaagaagaaaaagacaggagtgggaactatttacCAGAGTGCTTAGCAGCATGTTTCTGTATCCTGTGTTGCACCATGAGTGAGATGGAAGTGTGTTACATTGATCTCACTCTTGTGCATTAGCAAAGTTTaaggataatgtcctgttcacattaaatatttttggagtTTATTGTGATGTTCACTAAAATTCATtattaaagcagaaattttgttcatgcaatttcaaataagaatttaaattattctaaagtaaaataaatagctattTTAACCTTGatatttttagtgaaaataaaagagaaatgtgtTCCCTTTAACTAGTTGAGAGCAGTTCTTTTTTGtacattgtgaaataattacagCATTTGgtttaaatgaatacaaaaacatttttgagattttCATCTGTAAACGATTTTGAAAGCTGTTTCTCGTCTTCTTTACCAAAATGTGCTACGTTTGTTGGTCCATCACATGAAATACaactaaagtatttttaaagttgttgagtGTGAGGTAACTTACCTTCTGTAGAGGTGCCATCTATAGAGATATTTAAAAGTTGAGATGTTTGATATCTTGAGGTTATGTTATTAAAGGCCCGACAGCTGTAGTTTCCACTCTGATTCTTTTGAACATTGAGGAGTTCAAGCTCAGATCCAGAACCGGATAGAACATTTCCATTAAAGAACCAATCAAAAGTGGCAGTAGGTCTGGACTCAGCTGAACAAGACAAACTGATGTTCAACCCTTCTGGATAATTCTGAAAAGGTGATTCTAAGTTGACTTTCTCTGGACCATCTGCAacaattaatattaattaattcgCCGCATTAAACTCATAAACAGCTTTCTCAGTGTATTGTTAGTTTAACAGCTGCTTCACTAAGAGAAATAGTACAAATATGAGAAAAAGAAGCacatatttaaagtttattgaatgGCCAATGTTCTTACTGACTGATAATGTTTTGCAGATATGATGGTGTTTTACTTGatctcactttttaaaaacgtgtttctcatattttttcaaatagtGAAATAGCAACAAACAACAGGTGTTAAGCTccaataaatgtattaatttcaAAAGGATGTTATAGCGTTGGAAAAACTCACAGCTGACAGAGATGTTTACaggaaaactcttggcactgcTGACAGGATTGGACACATCACAGCTGTAAGATCCATGATCATATCTGGTCACATTGACTATAGTCAGCTTGGATCCTCCATCAGTGATCTGAACTCTGTCACTGGTTGTGATCTGAGAGCTGCTGTTCATccagaggaaggagagagaagaTCCATTGGAGGAGCAGGAGAAACTGACAGACCCATTGAACTCAATCAAGTGGGTAACGTCTTGAGTAACCTTTACATTAGAGACTCGCTCTGTgggtggaaagaaaaagaaaaatcaatcacAGACAACTTTTAGTAGAAGATATTCATATTTactcttaatattttttatatactgCTGAATGTTGAAAGGAGAGTTAGTGGGTTAATGAACAGGTTTATCTATTATGAAACTGTGCAACTTTCTAAATGTATTCTGACAAAATGTTGGAAGGGTTATATCTTATATTAAGATGTCTAAATCAATTACATATCATTTGGAGGTACTTTTTCATTTGGATCAAAATATGAAATACTCAGGTACAGTTaagcccaaaataatttttatcacTGGAATATTTAGATTTCTAGTAATCTTATAGTTGCACACGAATTTTTGTTCTGAATGAAAGTAATATAAATGATTTGGAGTGACTCAGTTAGAGACATGATTTGAAGTCTTTCACCCTGAAGGACttaaatgatcaaaatataCTAACTTTTATGTCTCATACAAGTTAGTCAACAATTATAAATAGATTAATTGCTGTAATGCAATTAAGAAATGctattgctttaaaaatgtaattaaatgaaCTTAACTTGCTGATAAACTGTCTAAATAGGTTATTTAGGTTACTTAGGTTATTTAGCTagatttacatttacattttcgtgtaaatgtttatttctgcaaTCTTCTGCCTAAACCATCTCAGTGCTGATCTCCATCAGTTGAACGACTCTTAGCCAGTTCAATTTTCCTATTGGTTGCAGAAGTACAGCTTGGTCCATCTTCGTCCCTCAGCCCTGTGTTCAGTTATATCACCATCTCCCTCAGACACACAGCAGCCCTGCCCAGTGGCTAGTCAGGAGTTGGAATAGTGAGCCAATTGTGAGGCAGCGAACACAGATCGATTAGAGTTACTGAGCCTTGTACATGTGTGATTTGTTTGCAATGTGGACACAGAGTGTAATGAGTCTCCTCTGTTCTTACTACTGGAGATGGTATGGTGTTGAACGAATTATTATGTCAGACTAACAGTGCTGAGTAAAGCACCTCACAGACAGGCTGCTTGCAGCTGAGTGGCAGAGAGTTGTTGCCATAAAAGTctccaacaacacagaaaaaaaaaaaaattactagaTTCTTCACTAGTTGTTTTGTTGAAGTCAATAGAGGGGCCTGAAAAGTCTATAAATAACTTCAGTTAGTGTAACTGAACTCCAAACCCTGTGAAAGAATAAACCCCCACAAAAGAGGCCATTTGTAGGGATAAGCGGAGGGGATATGTGACACTGTGTTGAAAAAACCACTGTTAACTTATCCACTTTGTCGCTATATTTATCCATTTTTCTGTATCCTCAGGCAAATTTTTTCAACAACTAGTGATAAATCTACTGGCTCTTTTTCCGTATTGTTGTAAACTTCCATGCCTTCAATGCTTAGCTGCTTGGACGttactctcccatcatcaaaacaagatcttggtgaaaaaTTAATGCAACAGTGGATGAAAACAAATCTTGCAATGTTGCTGAAGCATAGTGAAATAATGCCACAGTGCATATATATAGTTATCATAGTTAAAGGCAATCCAAGAAAATATTGAAGTGTTACTTTTTTTGTGATTACTTTTGTTTTGCCAGATAATGTGTTTTCTACTATTTATTAGAAGTATCCCTGTGCCTACAACAAAGGTTGCAGCTATATCAAATAGCTTTGAGTATTTTATTAGTACCAATGTGTGTTTAAAACATCTGTATCATAATACTCTTGCTAAAATgcaatttagttttattacacATTTTAGCAAACTGAAGtaatttttctttaagatgAATTTTATCCCACTGAATTTAGtccaataaaacatgaatttgaAGAGAAATTAGTTTTCAAGGACCtcttagattttaaattttttgactttttacaaaaacatacaatatgTCTTTGAAAaagcatatactgtatgtgacTTTATAAGTTAAGGAGAAAATTAACTTTATACCCATTATAAGTAAGTACTGCATtacttaatatatatatatttttaaaaaggtactGAGCCTAAGATCACACAGCAGTGAAGCTTCTCAAAGGCTGAATGGAACTGCCAGCTACCAAAAATCCTGAAATGAAGCAGAAAGGAAATGACAGTAAAAGTCTGAAGTTACCCAGGAAGGTAACCTATACAATAATCTTGGTCTCAAGTTTGCTATCCATGTTCCTGTCTGACTTTTTCCTCCACTGCCTTTAGAAAACATTCCCATATCTCTCCACTTTCCTTAGGGAATGTCTGACTGCAGGTTGTGGAGAAAGTTACAAGTGGGACTCATCATTCACTTTCTCATGCTCAAGAGAATAAAATATCATgagttaatattttaatctcaaCGAGAAGGGTTCTATTAAAAAGTTACCTGTGGCATCTGCTTTAGCATCAAAAATTTGGCTGCACGACTTCAACACATTACCACCTCTTTATCTTGCAGAACTTATTATGCTGCATTAAAAAGTGTCACCAAATACATAGAGCTTCAATGCATTGTACTTAAATAATAAGTGAACAGATGTTAGCTATATAAATATTGCCCACAGAGATGTTCTCATAACCTTAAATTTGCAACATAATGTTGAGCCCCTAGTATAGACGATTAATGGGTGAATTTTAGCTCCATGCTTCAAACCTTTCTATAGGATGGGTTGCAGTGTTgacatttttgtccttttatgttattaaattaATATGATTATTAATGTAGCCACCAATAATTGTAAACTAATCAAAATAATTTGGCTATGTAATCGTTCTGGACTATAATAATGTTGAAGGTGTTATACGGTAATCTTTTTTCCAATACTAACAGTGATGCTGCTGCTCAGTTTTATaacatatatttctttttacaagaACGTTTGTCATACCTACCATGAACAGAGACAGGCGAAGGTTCAGATGTTTGAGATATCAGAGTTTTGCTATTAAAGGCCTGACAGATGTAGTTTCCACTCTGATTCATCTGGATATTCATCAGTCTGAGCAATGGACCGCTACTGGTCAGCTTGTctccattcagaaaccactgaTATTCAGCAGAAGGTGATGAGTCAGCAGAACAGGTCAGATTAATGTCTGATTCTTTCACATGATGTTCCTTAGATGGATACACTTCTATTTGTACATTATCTGGACCATCTGAGTGTAGAAACAGCAATAGGTgaagaaattaatttcactgaaaAAGTAATGATAAATAATTCCATATGTTATTTGTGTAGAAGCaattcttaaaatataaattaaatattaagaaagttaataaataaaaaattacattaaagttgcAGAACTTTTccaattatatttatataatggCTGCAGCAGATTTAAACAGATGTTGAGCATTTAGATGAACAACTTACAACTAACAGAGATTTTTACTGGATCACTGATGACAGAACTGACAAGATTAGACACATGGCAGGTGTATGATCCCTTGTCATTTCGGGTCACATTTACTATTGTCAGAGTGgagttttcttcatttgtgtTGATCTGAACTCTGTCACTGGCTGTGACCTCAGAGCCGTCTTTCATccagaggaaggagagaaaagatCCAGAGGAGGAGCAGAACAGACTGACAGAGCTGTTGAACTCAATCAAGTCTGAACTTAGCAGGGAGACATTTACATTggagactggttctgttggaggaAACCAAAGTTGTTGTCATCAAATACAAGACAACAATCTCTTCTGTATTTCTCTTCatgaaaaaacagtaaaaatcttGACATGggagaaatgataaaaaacactttatttgacacgttgtgaataagactgtcatgacaccgtcataaacatgacataacacctatcatgaacatgagtaagtcttcatgaatatgaatatgaatgGATGGAAGTTGATTTAAAATTGACAATTTTAAGTCAACTTCCATCAAAccatgtcagttttattttatatccctAATCAAATAATATGACATGTTGGAAACAATAGAAAACTAGTACAGTCCTGGCAAAGAAAAATCTCCAATCAGCAAACTCTTCCATAAAAGTTAGAGGAATTATTTACTCTGCTTCCTCCCATTTACTCTTTTCAAGGTACTTTGTAGGCATgtcaacaaaaaacatttttggcaaAACTGCTTGATAAACATTAATTTCATTGGTAAGTCTGAAAGCATGTAACAGGCTGAAAGCTATGTCTAAGTAACAACACAACTGATCATGTTTCCCGTTTCTGAGCTTTTCTGATAAAACctcaagtttattttctttttttattttgaccaatgtaattttaaatatcctgaaggaaatctgattttaaacaaTGTAGTAGACCATTCCATTTAATTCCTTAATTCTTCTTCccacaaaatacatttagaatAGTTCAAAGCTCATAATAATAGCCTACAGCTCTGACTTGTTTAAATGGCTATAAGATGGATGGagggtgaaaaaaataaaataaactgcagtgAAAGTTTAGAGACTGAAATGTGTTAGTTGAATCTTGGCATTCAACATCTACTCACCATAAACATTCAGTATGGTGCGTCCTATCAGTTGATTTATTCCATCTTGAATGCTTACTATGTACTCTCCACTGTCACTGAGTTTCAGATTCCTGAGTTCCAGAGATCCAGTTGATCTGAAGAGAGTGATCCTGCCTTCATATTCTGGTGCAGTTGTGTCTCCAGTTGTCTGTGATATAATTATGAATTGAGGTCTTGAACCAGGATCAAACTGCCAGTTGACCAACGTAAATGGTgtttctgttggattcaagttTGTTGTGAATGTTACTGTCCCTCCAACAGAGGCAATCAGAGGACCATCTGGTAACACACCAACTCCATTAGATAAACCTGGAAAACAGTTACAAGTATAATGCAGTATTAAAAATGGCTTAAAAggtcaaaaaacaaatatggatAGGTATGAAAGGTTAGCCTaatataaaatgctgaaaatatgtACCTAATATTTTAGGCATATTTTAATCATGTTGAGCTCTGTTTAAGAATAAGGTTTAGCTGGTTGTTACACggtaaaaaaaacttgacagaggcttgaaaacattttactcatACGAATCTCTTACCTATAAAAACCACAACCACGACAAAAAGCGGTTGAAACATTGCTTTGATTTAAATCTAGAGGTGTCAGTGTAAGGACAGCTCAGGACTCGAACTGAAACTTAGAAAAGCTTCGCAATGAATGGTACACACTTAGTGCTGTAAATTATTACAGTAATGAAAGCCGCCTTGAGAATCTACATCATGTCCCACTGGAGTTAAAGAATTGCTTGACGGCTCCCTCTCGTGGtg includes the following:
- the LOC116716431 gene encoding carcinoembryonic antigen-related cell adhesion molecule 5-like — encoded protein: MFQPLFVVVVVFIGLSNGVGVLPDGPLIASVGGTVTFTTNLNPTETPFTLVNWQFDPGSRPQFIIISQTTGDTTAPEYEGRITLFRSTGSLELRNLKLSDSGEYIVSIQDGINQLIGRTILNVYEPVSNVNVSLLSSDLIEFNSSVSLFCSSSGSFLSFLWMKDGSEVTASDRVQINTNEENSTLTIVNVTRNDKGSYTCHVSNLVSSVISDPVKISVSYGPDNVQIEVYPSKEHHVKESDINLTCSADSSPSAEYQWFLNGDKLTSSGPLLRLMNIQMNQSGNYICQAFNSKTLISQTSEPSPVSVHERVSNVKVTQDVTHLIEFNGSVSFSCSSNGSSLSFLWMNSSSQITTSDRVQITDGGSKLTIVNVTRYDHGSYSCDVSNPVSSAKSFPVNISVSYGPEKVNLESPFQNYPEGLNISLSCSAESRPTATFDWFFNGNVLSGSGSELELLNMAPLQKELTYADVRFSKNKKPVQAQWESDNPSSTYADIRVNRN